TCCACTGGTTCCGCGCACTGCGGGAATCCCTAGACAATTCCCCCGCCCGGGGACTGGAGTCACTCGTTCCGCCTAGCGTGGCCGCATGATCGAGCTTGCGGGAGTGACCAAGCGGTACGGCCGCAAGGTGGTGGTCGACGACCTCACCTTCACGGTCCGGGCCGGCTGTGTGACCGGCTTCCTCGGGCCCAACGGAGCGGGCAAGTCCACCACGATGCGGATGATGCTCGGCCTGGACCGCCCCACGTCCGGCCGGATCCTCATCGACGAACAGCCCTACGCGCGGCTGAAGGAGCCGCTGCGGCACGTGGGCGCCCTGCTGGACGCCAAGGCCATGCACGGCGGGCGCAGCGCCTACCAGAACCTCAGATGCCTGGCGCTCAGCAACGGCATACCGCTCACCCGGGTCGACGAGGTCCTCGAGGAGGTCGGCCTCGCGTCGGTGGCGAAGAAGCGGCCCAAGGGGTTCTCCCTCGGCATGGGGCAGCGGCTCGGCATCGCGGCGGCGCTGCTCGGCGACCCGGAGATCGTGATGCTGGACGAGCCGGTCAACGGCCTGGATCCCGAGGGCATCCACTGGATCCGCACGCTGATGAAACGGCTGGCGTCCGAGGGCCGTACGGTGTTCGTCTCCAGCCATCTGATGAGCGAGATGGCGCTGACCGCCGACCATCTGGTCGTCATCGGCCGGGGCCGGCTGCTCGCCGACACCGGCATGCAGGAGTTCATCGACCGCAACACGCGCGCGTCGGTACGCATCCGCACCCCCGAACCGGAGAAGCTCCGCGACGCGCTGGCCGCCGCGGGGATCACCGCCGCCGAGAACGGCACCGGCACGTTCGAGGTGACGGAGGTGCCCGCGGAGCGGCTGGGCGAGCTGGCGCTGGAGCACCGGATCCTG
This genomic interval from Streptomyces sp. NBC_00557 contains the following:
- a CDS encoding ABC transporter ATP-binding protein, with translation MIELAGVTKRYGRKVVVDDLTFTVRAGCVTGFLGPNGAGKSTTMRMMLGLDRPTSGRILIDEQPYARLKEPLRHVGALLDAKAMHGGRSAYQNLRCLALSNGIPLTRVDEVLEEVGLASVAKKRPKGFSLGMGQRLGIAAALLGDPEIVMLDEPVNGLDPEGIHWIRTLMKRLASEGRTVFVSSHLMSEMALTADHLVVIGRGRLLADTGMQEFIDRNTRASVRIRTPEPEKLRDALAAAGITAAENGTGTFEVTEVPAERLGELALEHRILLHELSPQHASLEEAFIALTGEAAEYRTGPLAPGTVPPGGPLVPETTRTES